The window GTAAAAAATAATACAGCAGTTAAAATTTGTAATGGAAGATGAAGTAATTTTGATGGTTTTTAGGAATAAGTAATTTTATGAGATATTTCTTTTCAGGTGTAAGATTCTCCAGAAGTGGCCGAATCCTGAAGGGTAAAGGCCCATTGTTCATGTTGGATCCGAGCTTGGTGGATGGAGATATGGACTGTGATCCTGACTTTAAACCACTTAGGAATGAGATTGGCAAAGAAAATGCAGGTCATCAAAACTCATTTTATAGGAAGAAAAGCAGTAGAAAAAGGAAAAGACATTTACCATCTGCAAATGATTATGACAAGAAATTGAAACTTGCTAATAGCGATGAAAATGGTGGCATGAAGGAAGAAATTATTATTAAAGATGAACCAAGGGATGCAGGTGATGAATTAGCAAATGAAATTACAAATTGGCAGTCAGAGAAATTTAGAGGTATGCATTGCACAGATGAAAAATGTGTTAAAAAGCTAGAAGAGGGAACTACAAAGCTCACCTGTCGGAAATGCAAGAAAAATTTCCCATCATTTTCAAAATTCCAACAACATTCTAAAGAGAAACACAATTCCACAGAGTTTACATTCCCATGTAATTTATGTGGTGTTCTATTTACCAGACCCCATAACTTGGAGCGTCATAAAGGTACAAAACACGATTCTAAAAAGCAGTTTGTTTGTGAACATTGTGGCCATACATTTGGACGTCTAGATGTACTCTTGGTTCACATTTCAATGGTTCATGTAAAGAAGAGCTTGCAAGATAAAAATGGGCCTTCGGATGTTAAACCAGATATGTTACATTGTACCAGTTGTGACAAATTTTTCTCCAAACAACATAAATTAAGGCAACATACACAGGGAAATTTAACATGTAGTGACTGTTCAGCATCCTTTAATTGTAAAACATCTCTaagaatacataaatataatcaACACCCAATTGAGTGTGATGAGTGTGGGAAGGTGTGTGATAGTAAGCATAAACTATATTTTCATCGGGTATCTCATGCACCCAAGTATGTGTGTAAGTTTTGCAACAAAGGATTTTTAAGGAAGTCCGAGTACACTGTGCACATTtcaacacacactggtgaaaAGCCTATCATATGTGATATTTGTGGCAAGTCATTTGCTCACAAACTTGCGGTAGGTAAACATAAAAGACAGTCACACAATGAAAGCCACAAAAAGCTTAAGTGTGAGATCTGTAATAAATCCTTTGCATATAAAGGGAAACTGGAGATGCATATGAGAACCCACACTGGAGAAAAGCCATTCTTGTGTCACCACTGCCCTTCTACCTTCTCTCAACAGTGTAATTTGACAGCACATATAAAGAGTGTTCATGGAGTTTACATTCATTCACTGAAAAGTGATGGAACACAACAAACTAAGCTTGTGAAATATAAACGTGTCAAGAGAAAGGGAGAAATGGAGCTTCCACTAACTGTGGTACACACTGAGAAAACCCCAAAGGTTGTAAGTCGTATTCCAAGACGGTGTGAGGTTATTGTTGAGGAACAAGTACATGTGTCTGAGTCATCTGAAATAGAAGCAGCTGTTCATCAAATTGTAAGTTCTCAATAATGTCAACACTGTGTTTATTCTTTCTACTAACAAGTTACAAATGTATGAATGTCTTAAGTGGCTCATATTTTGACAGCTTTATCTCTCTTACTTTTTCTGTGCAATAAATGTAAAAATTGTTAAGGATTTCTTATTTACCTGGAGTCATTGTGAATGTATTATGAAACAGCTTTATTTGAAAATAACCTCATCCTTCAAGAAAGGGAAGCCTCTTGATACCATTACAGGGCTCTTGTTCCATGGAATAGAAGCTGTCCTttctcttggatcaaacctgattaccttctattCCCCAGACACTGTACAGAACCCCatttataaagcaggttaggttccgggctactgctgtaaagcaggctgggttccgggctactgctgtaaagcaggCTGGGTCCCGGGATACTGCTGTGAAGCccgttaagttccaggctactgctataAAGCGAAACAACCTTTCttttactttcaaatgcatataaaagccagaaaacatgtttacactatcatatattgagTGAgcaatagattattattataatcaaaaagaagcgctaagccacaaggactatacagcagtgagcaatagaactaggcctaaaaatgcatgtacagtacacacattacttacctcaatatattttcatccttagcttatgagtggtgaatatatttattgtgggaagtctgaataaatgaagaatgggtataattgaaaactgctgcattagcaaaatgctgtaaagtgctTGTATACATACATGAAAATAAATAGTAATGTAATAATAGTTATGGAAACCTACAAAATTTATGTTTTTTAAATGTCAAATCGGATATAAAACATTATAAGTGTTAACTCTGAATATAGTTGAATTGTTTCTTAAAATCATGGATTGCGAGTGCATTATTTGTCGTAAAATTAACACTGGCTCGTTCAGTGCTATTGGACTGTCTCCCACAAAGATTAATTAAGCTACAATAAACCTTTCAAATGGAGAAGTTCAGTGATGagttgatttaaggaattggagctatcttcATTTTCTTCAGATTAAACTAAATTATCACCTCCCGTTCCTCAGGTTCTATGtggtcccctcagggaaggttccttgatgctggtgaggggctcttgatctaaggaattaggcCTCTTTCCCTGGTATCAAAGCTGATTGCCTTCTGTTCACTGAGGCtctatgacccctgtgggttacGTTTTCTCACCATATACAATAATttctgtgctgtatgacccttgtgggtgtaGTGCTTAGTTTTGGTGGTAATAATCGACCCTTATGGGTTAAGTGCTTCTCTATGGTTATATGTGATAATTGTGAGACATCAAGGGCTGCTTTATGAACCCTTCAGGTATAGCACTATCTCCCATCCTATGCCCCtttcagggaggttccttgatgctggtgagggactcttgatctagggaattagatcaatgctccagttccctgaattgagcctgaataccttccatcccctcccccacatgcgctgtataatcctctgggtttagcgctcccacatgGTTATAATATTATAATCCCATCCTAtgttaaagtgggtaaaaatgttatggagggagtagtaggtaaatttggggtgccaggggtaaatgtaaatggggagcctttaattgagctatgtgtagaaagagatttggta of the Cherax quadricarinatus isolate ZL_2023a chromosome 79, ASM3850222v1, whole genome shotgun sequence genome contains:
- the LOC128702700 gene encoding zinc finger protein 436, with product MKPLGKEQIIKAAIIPDRRSVEVLHMDDGITVQVFHMDGGHTLELMHVDGDEHSEVIHIDGSTSIELISENEPIRAPVVTTFSPASFAREKETYVLPYDYNISKVRNTIATQTDLCNSCGPSMNLLFCTFFSDGNVQTQCDMPTQCHASVSTIMNASCKIQHKHRINYTHMENKGSSSLKTEEKESFDAERACVRFSRSGRILKGKGPLFMLDPSLVDGDMDCDPDFKPLRNEIGKENAGHQNSFYRKKSSRKRKRHLPSANDYDKKLKLANSDENGGMKEEIIIKDEPRDAGDELANEITNWQSEKFRGMHCTDEKCVKKLEEGTTKLTCRKCKKNFPSFSKFQQHSKEKHNSTEFTFPCNLCGVLFTRPHNLERHKGTKHDSKKQFVCEHCGHTFGRLDVLLVHISMVHVKKSLQDKNGPSDVKPDMLHCTSCDKFFSKQHKLRQHTQGNLTCSDCSASFNCKTSLRIHKYNQHPIECDECGKVCDSKHKLYFHRVSHAPKYVCKFCNKGFLRKSEYTVHISTHTGEKPIICDICGKSFAHKLAVGKHKRQSHNESHKKLKCEICNKSFAYKGKLEMHMRTHTGEKPFLCHHCPSTFSQQCNLTAHIKSVHGVYIHSLKSDGTQQTKLVKYKRVKRKGEMELPLTVVHTEKTPKVVSRIPRRCEVIVEEQVHVSESSEIEAAVHQIVSSQ